A window of Ardenticatena maritima contains these coding sequences:
- a CDS encoding glycosyltransferase family 4 protein translates to MSPLRIGFVSTRFHGTDGVSLEVRKWVAVLREMGHECFFFAGQSEWPEDVSFVVPEAHFTHPDVAAINRDLFDDERRSRAVSEQVQKLAGRLKEALYTFTAKFGVEVLITENALSLPMNVPLGVALTEFIAETALPVLGHHHDFWWERERYAVSAADDYLRGAFPPVLQPVYHVVINSYAREQLALRTGASSRVIPNVMDFETPPPPPDEYAADIRAELGIPEGAFFILQPTRVVPRKRIEQSIEIVARLQRMGISAVLVISHASGDEGHEYAAYLREYADLLGVRIIYAAERVAYRRGRTPDGRKVYSLRDVYQAADLVTYPSAIEGFGNAFLEAVYYRRPILMNRYEIFKTDIGPKGFRVIHFDGFVQQQCLERAREVLLNPDSAAEDVAHNYELGRRFYSFHVLRHALQMALHECCGHELPHHLPAFSENETPEAPRAHGEDD, encoded by the coding sequence ATGAGTCCACTCCGTATTGGTTTTGTTTCGACACGCTTTCACGGCACGGATGGGGTTTCGCTGGAAGTGCGCAAGTGGGTCGCCGTCTTGCGCGAGATGGGGCATGAATGCTTCTTCTTTGCCGGGCAATCCGAGTGGCCCGAAGACGTTTCCTTTGTCGTGCCCGAAGCACACTTCACGCATCCCGATGTCGCCGCGATCAACCGCGATTTGTTTGACGATGAACGGCGCTCACGTGCCGTCAGCGAGCAAGTGCAGAAGCTCGCCGGGCGTCTCAAAGAGGCGCTGTATACCTTCACAGCAAAGTTTGGCGTTGAGGTGCTGATTACAGAAAACGCGCTTTCGCTCCCCATGAACGTCCCCCTGGGTGTGGCGCTGACCGAGTTCATCGCCGAAACCGCCTTGCCCGTTCTGGGGCATCACCACGATTTTTGGTGGGAACGCGAGCGCTATGCCGTTTCCGCCGCTGACGACTACTTGCGTGGTGCGTTTCCCCCCGTTTTGCAGCCGGTATATCACGTGGTCATCAACTCCTACGCGCGCGAACAACTTGCCTTGCGCACAGGCGCTTCTTCACGGGTCATCCCCAATGTGATGGATTTTGAAACGCCGCCCCCACCCCCCGACGAATACGCCGCTGACATTCGCGCGGAGCTGGGAATTCCCGAGGGGGCGTTTTTCATTTTGCAGCCCACGCGCGTTGTGCCGCGCAAGCGGATTGAGCAATCCATCGAGATTGTGGCACGCTTGCAACGCATGGGGATTTCGGCGGTGCTGGTCATTTCGCATGCCTCGGGGGATGAGGGGCACGAGTATGCGGCGTACTTGCGCGAATACGCCGACCTGCTCGGTGTGCGTATCATCTACGCGGCGGAACGCGTGGCGTATCGGCGTGGGCGCACCCCCGATGGGCGCAAGGTATACAGCCTGCGCGATGTCTATCAAGCCGCCGACCTGGTGACCTATCCCTCGGCGATTGAAGGGTTTGGCAACGCCTTTTTGGAAGCCGTGTACTATCGCCGCCCCATTTTGATGAACCGCTACGAGATTTTCAAAACCGATATTGGTCCGAAAGGCTTCCGCGTCATCCATTTCGATGGGTTTGTGCAGCAGCAATGCCTGGAACGCGCCCGCGAGGTGCTGCTCAACCCTGATTCAGCGGCTGAGGATGTGGCGCACAACTATGAACTGGGGCGGCGGTTCTACTCCTTCCACGTGCTGCGCCATGCGTTGCAAATGGCGTTGCATGAATGCTGTGGGCACGAACTCCCGCACCATTTGCCCGCGTTCAGCGAGAATGAGACGCCAGAAGCGCCTCGCGCACACGGCGAGGATGATTAG
- a CDS encoding ferredoxin, translating into MAYVICEPCIGVKDAACVEVCPVDCIYEGPDQYYIHPDECIDCGACAPECPVEAIFEDVEVPEQWKHFIQKNADFFK; encoded by the coding sequence ATGGCCTACGTGATTTGTGAACCGTGCATTGGCGTGAAAGACGCCGCGTGTGTCGAAGTCTGCCCGGTGGACTGCATCTACGAAGGTCCGGATCAGTACTACATCCACCCGGACGAATGCATTGACTGCGGCGCTTGCGCCCCGGAATGCCCTGTCGAAGCGATTTTTGAAGACGTGGAAGTGCCCGAACAGTGGAAGCATTTCATTCAAAAGAACGCCGATTTCTTCAAATAA
- the ald gene encoding alanine dehydrogenase: protein MIVGVPKEIKDNEYRVGLTPASVRQLVDAGHSVLVETGAGEGSGFSDDDYRAAGASIVASAAEAWGAEMVVKVKEPLPQEYDFLRPDLILFTYLHLAADERLTLAMRDSGVIGIAYETVELPDGRLPLLTPMSEVAGRMAVQVGAYYLEKMNGGRGKLLGGVPGVRPATVVIIGGGVVGTNAAKIALGMGANVVILDINVDRLRYLEEIFGGRLTTIASNTHNIAEAVKRADLLIGAVLVKGAKAPKLVTREMVSTMKPGSVIVDVAVDQGGCIETTRPTTHSNPTFFVDGVLHYCVANMPGAVPRTSTYALNNATLPYTLKLAAHGLDAIRQDPALAKGVNVFKGHITYPAVAEAFGLPYTPLETLLAPEVVD from the coding sequence ATGATCGTAGGAGTGCCGAAGGAAATCAAGGATAACGAATACCGTGTCGGATTGACGCCTGCATCGGTGCGCCAGCTGGTGGACGCCGGGCACAGTGTGCTGGTGGAGACCGGCGCGGGCGAAGGGAGCGGTTTTTCGGATGACGATTACCGCGCGGCTGGTGCATCCATTGTTGCATCGGCGGCGGAAGCGTGGGGGGCGGAAATGGTTGTCAAAGTCAAAGAGCCCCTGCCGCAGGAATACGACTTCTTGCGCCCCGACCTCATCCTGTTCACCTACCTGCACCTTGCCGCCGATGAGCGCCTGACCCTCGCCATGCGCGACAGTGGCGTCATCGGGATTGCGTACGAAACGGTTGAACTGCCCGATGGCCGCCTGCCGTTGCTGACGCCCATGAGCGAAGTGGCGGGGCGTATGGCGGTGCAGGTGGGGGCATACTACCTCGAAAAAATGAATGGTGGGCGTGGGAAGCTGCTTGGCGGTGTGCCCGGTGTGCGCCCGGCGACGGTGGTTATCATTGGGGGTGGTGTTGTCGGCACAAACGCCGCCAAAATCGCGCTGGGAATGGGCGCTAATGTGGTCATCCTCGATATCAACGTGGACCGCTTGCGCTATCTGGAAGAAATCTTTGGCGGTCGCTTGACGACCATTGCGTCCAACACGCACAACATTGCCGAAGCCGTCAAACGCGCCGACTTGCTCATTGGCGCGGTGCTGGTGAAAGGCGCCAAAGCCCCCAAACTCGTCACGCGCGAAATGGTCAGCACGATGAAGCCCGGTTCGGTGATTGTGGACGTGGCTGTTGACCAGGGTGGGTGTATCGAAACCACGCGCCCGACGACGCACTCCAACCCCACCTTCTTTGTGGATGGCGTCTTGCACTACTGCGTGGCGAACATGCCCGGCGCGGTTCCGCGCACCAGCACCTACGCCCTCAACAACGCCACGTTGCCCTACACGCTCAAACTCGCCGCGCACGGGCTGGACGCCATTCGCCAGGACCCGGCGCTGGCAAAGGGTGTCAATGTCTTCAAGGGGCATATCACCTATCCGGCGGTGGCCGAAGCCTTTGGCTTGCCCTACACGCCGCTGGAAACCTTGCTCGCCCCCGAAGTTGTTGACTGA
- a CDS encoding glycosyltransferase family 4 protein, protein MRIAIDGTPIQQTDPPGVSRYTYNLVEALAKTVLTDDELVVFYDPGKATGQQRIEDLTELPQVMLRPISGTGGVRGAFSALNTLRQLEVDVFHSPYALSHLLTNVPSVITIHELSEFEPTLRKGMRGRLSQLTLSAEMNLLRRAGAVICVSHAVRHRLLDNVDLDPDKVHVVYNGVDHRRFHPRYRPEARKRAALMLGIEPPYVLALASPDPRKNTAGVLRAYARLPREGLPKLVLAGAGEWGRSPLYKLVEELHLEEMVRFTGYVPDAILPDLYSGARLFVFPSLYEGFGLPVLEALACAAPVITSNRGGIPEVAGDAAVLVDPDDLDALAAAMEKALTDKAWRDELRLRGPGQAARFSWERTARETRDVYATLVGEPVERW, encoded by the coding sequence ATGCGCATCGCAATTGATGGGACGCCCATTCAACAGACCGACCCGCCGGGAGTGAGCCGCTACACGTACAATTTGGTGGAAGCCCTGGCAAAAACAGTCTTGACCGACGATGAACTGGTTGTTTTTTACGACCCCGGCAAAGCCACAGGACAGCAACGCATTGAAGATTTGACCGAACTCCCGCAGGTCATGCTCCGCCCCATTAGCGGCACGGGCGGCGTGCGCGGTGCGTTTTCGGCGCTCAACACCTTGCGCCAACTCGAAGTGGATGTGTTTCATTCGCCCTACGCTCTTTCGCATTTGCTGACGAACGTCCCCTCGGTGATTACCATTCATGAACTTTCTGAATTTGAACCCACTTTGCGCAAAGGCATGCGTGGGCGGCTCTCGCAACTCACGCTGAGCGCCGAAATGAACTTGCTGCGCCGTGCCGGCGCGGTCATTTGCGTCTCGCATGCGGTGCGCCATCGCCTGCTCGACAACGTTGACCTTGACCCCGACAAGGTGCATGTGGTGTACAACGGCGTGGACCACCGCCGCTTTCATCCCCGCTACCGCCCCGAAGCGCGCAAGCGCGCCGCGCTGATGTTGGGGATTGAGCCGCCGTATGTGTTGGCGCTGGCGTCGCCCGACCCGCGCAAAAACACAGCCGGTGTGTTGCGCGCCTATGCGCGCCTGCCGCGTGAAGGGTTGCCCAAACTCGTTCTGGCGGGGGCGGGCGAGTGGGGGCGCAGCCCGCTTTACAAGCTGGTGGAAGAGTTGCACCTCGAAGAGATGGTGCGCTTCACAGGGTACGTCCCCGACGCCATTCTGCCCGACCTGTACAGCGGTGCGCGGCTTTTTGTCTTCCCCAGCCTCTACGAAGGGTTTGGCTTGCCCGTGCTGGAAGCTCTGGCGTGCGCCGCCCCTGTGATTACGTCCAATCGGGGGGGGATTCCCGAAGTGGCGGGAGACGCCGCCGTGTTGGTGGACCCCGACGACCTGGACGCGCTGGCGGCGGCGATGGAAAAAGCCCTCACGGACAAAGCCTGGCGTGATGAATTGCGCTTGCGTGGTCCGGGGCAGGCGGCGCGGTTTTCGTGGGAGCGTACCGCCCGCGAGACCCGCGATGTGTATGCAACCCTGGTAGGCGAACCAGTGGAACGCTGGTAA
- the udk gene encoding uridine kinase, giving the protein MQERPVIVGVAGGSGSGKTTVSRAILERVGPERIAYIQHDSYYRDMSHLPPHERARINYDHPDSLETGLLVAHLRMLQAGQPVEIPVYDFATHARLPETRRVEPRPVILVEGILVFAEPELRSLFDVKIFVDTDADIRFIRRLERDTRERGRSVQSVIEQYLTTVRPMHEEFVEPSKRYADVIIPRGGHNRVALDMVTSRILSLLEAAERQAQKKRSE; this is encoded by the coding sequence ATGCAAGAGCGCCCTGTGATTGTGGGGGTTGCCGGCGGAAGTGGAAGCGGCAAAACAACCGTCAGCCGCGCCATTCTGGAACGGGTTGGGCCGGAACGCATCGCCTACATTCAACATGACAGTTATTACCGCGACATGAGCCACCTGCCGCCCCACGAACGGGCGCGCATCAACTACGATCATCCCGACTCGCTGGAAACCGGCTTGTTGGTGGCGCATTTGCGCATGTTGCAAGCGGGGCAACCCGTCGAAATTCCCGTCTATGACTTTGCGACACACGCCCGCTTGCCCGAAACGCGCCGCGTCGAACCGCGCCCCGTCATTTTGGTGGAAGGCATCCTCGTTTTCGCCGAGCCTGAATTGCGTTCGCTCTTCGATGTCAAAATTTTCGTGGATACAGACGCCGATATTCGCTTCATTCGCCGCCTTGAACGCGATACGCGCGAACGCGGGCGCAGTGTGCAAAGCGTCATCGAGCAGTATCTGACCACGGTGCGCCCCATGCACGAGGAGTTTGTCGAACCGAGCAAACGCTACGCCGACGTGATTATCCCGCGAGGGGGGCACAACCGTGTGGCGCTGGATATGGTCACGTCGCGCATTCTTTCGCTTTTAGAAGCCGCCGAGCGACAAGCGCAAAAGAAGAGAAGCGAATGA
- a CDS encoding SIR2 family NAD-dependent protein deacylase: MCATPIAIPEPVIDALRNARHIVVLTGAGVSAESGIPTFREAQTGLWAQYRPEELATPEAFQRHPERVWRWYEWRRSLVRQAAPNPGHLALARMERLAPRFTLITQNVDGLHQAAGNRHVLELHGNIMRSRCSREGRIVEPDPNDTHVPPRCPHCGAFLRPDVVWFGEALPADALTAAQEAATDADVFLSVGTSTIVYPAAALPFDALAHGAFVVEINPATTPLTPHAHAALRGPAGRILPALVDTVWNEENA, translated from the coding sequence ATGTGTGCAACACCCATTGCCATTCCCGAACCCGTGATTGACGCCTTGCGCAACGCGCGGCACATTGTGGTGCTCACCGGCGCGGGCGTCTCCGCCGAAAGCGGTATCCCGACCTTTCGCGAAGCCCAAACCGGCCTGTGGGCGCAGTACCGCCCTGAGGAGTTAGCCACGCCCGAAGCCTTCCAGCGCCACCCGGAACGTGTGTGGCGCTGGTACGAATGGCGGCGCTCGCTTGTACGTCAAGCCGCGCCGAATCCGGGGCATTTGGCGCTGGCGCGTATGGAGCGCCTGGCGCCGCGCTTCACACTCATCACCCAAAACGTGGACGGCTTGCACCAGGCGGCGGGCAACCGCCATGTGCTGGAACTGCACGGCAACATCATGCGCTCGCGCTGTTCGCGCGAAGGGCGCATCGTCGAACCCGACCCCAACGACACCCACGTGCCACCGCGCTGCCCCCACTGCGGCGCTTTTCTGCGCCCCGACGTGGTTTGGTTCGGCGAAGCGCTCCCCGCCGACGCGCTCACCGCCGCACAAGAAGCGGCTACCGACGCCGACGTGTTCCTTTCGGTCGGCACATCCACCATCGTCTATCCCGCCGCCGCCCTGCCCTTCGACGCCCTGGCGCATGGCGCGTTTGTCGTCGAAATCAACCCCGCCACGACGCCGCTCACGCCGCACGCCCATGCCGCCCTGCGGGGTCCCGCCGGGCGCATTTTGCCCGCACTGGTGGACACCGTCTGGAACGAGGAGAACGCATGA
- a CDS encoding lipid II:glycine glycyltransferase FemX, giving the protein MTQKTTPPITDTAWDAFAAAHADGNILQSSAWARFKRQWGWDVRRLLWPTPASPRAGAQVLVKRMPLGFSMLYVPRGPLVATDDAEALHAIFAALHTLARAERALVLTIEPPWVMSREEAAAILQPYGFRPGVADVQPRATILLDLRPSLDDILAQMKQKWRYNIRLSARKGVRVREGGEDDFPIYDALMRETGARDGFGVRPLAYYRDAWRAFQPDQSRLFIAEYEGEPLAALLAFRFGRVGYYLYGASSSRERNRMPNHALQWAAIQWAKAGGCEWYDFWGIPPDAPDDGNVETWKEGGLWGVYRFKHGFGGQVVKYPGAFDAVYNRTAYWLYRRMRGRE; this is encoded by the coding sequence ATGACACAGAAGACAACGCCCCCCATCACCGATACCGCATGGGACGCCTTTGCCGCCGCGCACGCCGACGGCAACATTCTGCAAAGCAGCGCTTGGGCGCGTTTCAAGCGCCAATGGGGGTGGGACGTGCGCCGCCTGCTCTGGCCGACCCCCGCCAGCCCGCGCGCCGGCGCGCAAGTGCTGGTGAAGCGCATGCCGCTCGGCTTTTCCATGCTCTATGTGCCGCGCGGCCCGCTGGTCGCCACGGACGACGCCGAAGCCCTGCACGCCATCTTCGCGGCGCTGCACACCCTCGCCCGCGCCGAACGCGCCCTTGTGCTCACCATCGAACCGCCGTGGGTCATGTCGCGCGAAGAGGCCGCCGCGATCTTGCAGCCGTATGGGTTTCGCCCCGGCGTCGCCGACGTCCAGCCGCGCGCCACCATCCTGCTCGACCTGCGCCCCTCGCTGGACGACATCTTGGCGCAGATGAAGCAGAAATGGCGCTACAACATCCGCCTGAGCGCCCGCAAAGGCGTGCGGGTGCGCGAAGGCGGCGAAGACGACTTCCCCATCTACGACGCCCTCATGCGCGAAACAGGCGCGCGCGACGGGTTTGGCGTGCGCCCTCTCGCCTACTACCGCGACGCCTGGCGCGCCTTCCAGCCCGACCAGAGCCGCCTGTTCATCGCCGAATACGAAGGCGAACCGCTCGCCGCCCTGCTCGCGTTCCGTTTTGGACGTGTGGGGTATTACCTGTATGGCGCGTCCAGTTCGCGCGAACGCAACCGCATGCCCAACCACGCCCTGCAATGGGCGGCGATTCAATGGGCGAAAGCCGGCGGGTGCGAGTGGTACGACTTCTGGGGCATTCCGCCCGACGCCCCCGACGACGGCAACGTGGAGACATGGAAGGAAGGCGGCTTGTGGGGGGTGTACCGCTTCAAACATGGCTTTGGCGGACAGGTCGTCAAGTATCCGGGCGCATTCGACGCGGTGTACAATCGCACCGCCTACTGGCTCTATCGGCGAATGCGCGGGCGCGAATAG